The proteins below come from a single Serratia fonticola genomic window:
- a CDS encoding MFS transporter → MQTDSQALGAKGATFKWVVPRLALMMFLQFFVWGAWYVTLGVVMGKYGLAAIIGDAYSTGPIASILSPFVLGMVVDRFFASQKVLAVLHLIGAGLLWMMPGFFAEGQGSGLLWIIFGYMLCYMPTIALSNNVAFYSLSNSEKAFPVVRAFGTFGWIVAGLIVGSSGLSDSTDIFTLAAVASLVLAIYSFTLPHTPAPERGKPVKMRDLLCADAFAMLKQRHFLVFIICAMLISIPLAAYYAYAAPFVAAAGFTNVGGVMSLGQMSELFFMLLIPFLFARLGIKYMLMIGMLSWFLRYVMFALGITEEMRWMIYLGIILHGMCYDFFFVIGFIYTDKVAGDKVKGQAQSLLVLFTYGIGMLIGSQISGALFNHMVTAEGAAALPQWQHFWWYPAFGALAIAALFFFTFNYRDIPAGEKRDG, encoded by the coding sequence ATGCAAACAGATAGCCAGGCCTTGGGGGCCAAAGGCGCCACGTTCAAATGGGTCGTGCCACGGCTGGCACTGATGATGTTCCTGCAATTTTTTGTCTGGGGGGCCTGGTACGTTACGCTTGGCGTGGTGATGGGCAAATACGGCCTGGCGGCGATTATTGGTGATGCCTATTCCACCGGGCCGATCGCCTCCATCCTGTCGCCTTTTGTGCTGGGTATGGTGGTCGATCGCTTCTTTGCCTCGCAAAAAGTATTGGCTGTGTTGCACCTGATTGGGGCAGGCCTGCTGTGGATGATGCCTGGCTTCTTTGCCGAGGGGCAGGGCAGCGGGCTGTTGTGGATCATCTTCGGCTATATGCTGTGCTACATGCCCACCATTGCCCTGAGCAACAACGTGGCATTTTATAGCCTGAGCAACAGCGAGAAAGCCTTCCCGGTCGTGCGGGCGTTCGGCACCTTTGGCTGGATTGTCGCCGGGCTGATCGTCGGCAGCAGTGGCCTGTCGGACAGTACCGATATCTTCACGCTGGCTGCCGTAGCCTCGCTGGTATTGGCGATTTACAGTTTTACGCTGCCGCATACCCCGGCACCGGAACGCGGCAAACCAGTAAAAATGCGCGATCTGCTGTGCGCCGATGCTTTCGCGATGCTCAAGCAGCGCCATTTCCTGGTGTTTATCATCTGCGCCATGCTGATCTCCATCCCGCTGGCGGCGTATTACGCCTATGCCGCGCCGTTCGTTGCCGCGGCTGGTTTCACCAACGTGGGTGGCGTGATGTCGCTGGGGCAAATGTCCGAGCTGTTCTTCATGCTGCTGATCCCGTTCCTGTTTGCCCGGTTGGGGATCAAATACATGCTGATGATCGGCATGCTTTCCTGGTTCCTGCGCTACGTGATGTTCGCTCTGGGCATTACCGAAGAAATGCGCTGGATGATCTACCTCGGCATCATCCTGCATGGCATGTGCTATGACTTCTTCTTCGTTATCGGCTTTATCTATACCGATAAAGTGGCGGGCGACAAGGTAAAAGGCCAGGCACAAAGCCTGCTGGTGCTGTTCACCTACGGCATCGGTATGTTGATTGGTTCGCAGATCAGCGGTGCGCTGTTTAACCATATGGTGACGGCGGAAGGGGCTGCGGCGTTGCCGCAATGGCAACATTTCTGGTGGTATCCAGCCTTCGGCGCATTGGCGATCGCCGCGCTGTTCTTCTTCACCTTCAACTACCGCGATATTCCAGCAGGGGAGAAACGCGATGGCTGA